One window of Triticum dicoccoides isolate Atlit2015 ecotype Zavitan chromosome 5A, WEW_v2.0, whole genome shotgun sequence genomic DNA carries:
- the LOC119304228 gene encoding uncharacterized protein LOC119304228 has product MITAALPRHIAFAPVLYRPGAISIALQGVGRATARAPADCHLCHRLGSRVRGRAARRAVVVLRLREERRIGCCFGEVEDAVLAKRREACLLIPAMEGLRLIESAATEILLC; this is encoded by the exons ATGATCACCGCCGCGTTGCCGCGACACATCGCGTTTGCTCCCGTCCTGTACCGGCCGGGGGCCATCTCCATCGCGCTGCAGGGAGTGGGGCGTGCTACAGCGCGCGCTCCGGCCGATTGCCACCTGTGCCATCGGCTTGGGAGCCGCGTCCGAGGGAGGGCTGCGCGCCGCGCCGTGGTCGTGCTCCGCCTGAGGGAGGAGCGCCGCATCGGATGCTGCTTCGGAGAGGTGGAGGACGCCGTCCTCGCCAAACGTCGAG AAGCATGTCTATTGATTCCTGCCATGGAAGGGTTGCGGTTGATCGAATCGGCAGCGACTGAAATTCTCCTGTGCTGA
- the LOC119304226 gene encoding pyridoxine/pyridoxamine 5'-phosphate oxidase 2-like produces the protein MAGGGAAASTLSSPWRLLLQRALDTNAHLKHSTFFQLATVGGGGRPANRTVVFRGFQEHCDKIQINTDARSNKIGEIKEWPLGEICWYFTDSWEQFRISGIIDVIDGSCPDPAKLQQREKAWFASSVKSRLQYLGPSPGVPVANDDHVTDVHLDPSAGPVDAYCLLTLDPEKVDYVNLKSNQRLMFTRTQEGDESSDWMAKKVSP, from the exons ATGGCCGGCGGTGGCGCCGCCGCGTCGACGCTCTCGAGCCCATGGAGGTTGCTGCTGCAGCGAGCGCTGGACACCAACGCGCACCTCAAGCACTCCACCTTCTTCCAGCTC GccacggtgggcggcggcggcaggccggCGAACCGCACCGTCGTGTTCAG GGGCTTCCAAGAACACTGCGACAAGATTCAGATTAATACGGATGCGCGGAGCAACAAG ATTGGTGAGATCAAGGAGTGGCCCCTCGGCGAG ATATGCTGGTATTTCACCGATTCATGGGAACAATTTCGTATCAGCGGCATCATAGATGTGATCGATGGTTCCTGTCCCGATCCTGCCAAGCTCCAG CAACGAGAGAAAGCTTGGTTCGCCAGTTCAGTAAAGTCAAGATTGCAATACTTAGGACCATCTCCAGGGGTCCCCGTCGCAAATGATGACCACGTTACGGATGTTCATCTCGATCCGTCAGCTGGCCCAGTTGATGCCTATTGTCTTCTGACTCTTGATCCAGAAAAG GTTGATTACGTGAACCTGAAAAGTAATCAGAGATTGATGTTCACAAGAACCCAGGAAGGAGATGAGTCCAGTGATTGGATGGCCAAAAAAGTTAGCCCATAA